The genomic interval CACGACGTTCCCGGCCATTCCGGGCCAGCCGTTTTGCTGCGACCAGGTGGCGATCTACGACCCGAGCAACGACATGATGATCTGGTTCCTGCAGTACGTGAAGGACGCCAATCAAAACACCGCTCGGGTGGCGGTCGCGGTCGGTGCCGACATCGCCAACCAGCAGTGGAGCTTCTACGACTTCACTCCGTTGGGCGTCGGTGGGTGGAACAACGAGTGGTTCGATTTTCCCGATCTGGCGTTGAGCGACAATTTCCTCTACGTCACCACCAACGCCTTCACCACCACCACCAACAACTTCACTCGCGCCGTGATTCTGCGCCTGTCGCTCGCCGAAATGGCTGCCAATGCGGCTCTGAACTTCACCTTCTTCAACTCGACGGTTGATTTCAGCCTGCGCCCGACACATGGCGCCACGGACACGATGTACTTCGCCAACCACCTCACCACCGACACCATCCGGGTCTTCGCCTGGCCGGAAAGCGGGAACGCGCTGACCAGCACCGACATCATGGTCCAGCCGTGGAGCAACGCGTCGCGGGCCGGGGCGGGACCGGACGGACCTTGGCTGGGTCGCTCCGATCCCCGGATCACGGCTGCCTGGCTCAGGGGCGGCGTCGCCGGCTTCGGCTGGTCGGCCGCACAGGGCTTCGGCTTCGCCCATCCGCAGGTTCGAGTCGCCCTGGTCGACACTGCTTCGATGGCCCTGGTTGGAGAGCCCCACCTGTGGAATCCGAATTTCGCATACGCGTATCCCGCGGCGAGCACCAACGGCAACGGTGAGGTCGGCGTCTCGGTCTTCTTCGGTGGTGGAACCCACAGCCCGAGCCACGCCGTCGGCACTTTCGACGGTACCGGCAACTGGCAGATCCAGACCACAGTCAACGGCACCCACTCGCCGGACAACAACAAGTGGGGCGACTATCTGACCGTGAGGCCCGATCCGAACGACGCGGACGCCTGGTTCGCGACCGGCTACAGCTTGCAGGGCGGCGGCAACGGTTCGAACATCGAGCCTCGATTCCTCCGCTTCGAGACGGGCGTGGCCGCCAAGACGATCTCGGTAAGCAACCTCAACCCCGTGACCCTGGACGTCGGAGACACGACGACGATCCAGGCCACGGTAACGCAGGGCGGCACTCCGGTGCCGGGTGAGACCGTGTCGTTCAGCGCGAGTCCGGCGGGCATCGTCACGCTCAGCGCGGCGTCGGCGCTGACCGATGCAGCGGGCGTCGCAACGACGATGGCCACGGCGGCAGCCGACGGCGATGCCAGCGTCTCGGGCTCGATACCCGGTGATTCGGACTCCGCTATCGTCAAGGTCCCGGATCTGTCCACTCTCGGTCTGCTACTCGTGCTCGGTGCGATACTTGCGATCGGCCTCTATTCTCGTCGTCGCAGAGGGGAGGCTGGCGGGCGGTAATGGCCGGCGGACGAGCGCTCGGCGGTTTCCTCATCGCGGTCGCGCTGTTCGCGGCCGCGGTGCCCTTCTTCTATCGAGAGGACGTTCTGGGCGAGCCGCTCGCGCCGTTGGTACTGCTGACCGCGAAGACCACCTACGGGGTGCTCCAATGGGCCGGTATCGCCGTAGCTCGTGACGGTCCGATTCTCTCCGCGCCCGGAGGCTTCGCCTACGAGGTCTACTACCGCTGCACGGGCTTTCTACCGGTGCTGTGCCTTACGGTGGGCGTGTTGGCCTTTCCCGCGCCGATTCGGCGCAAGCTGGTGGGGCTCGCTATCGGCATTCCGCTTCTGC from bacterium carries:
- the xrtH gene encoding exosortase H, whose product is MAGGRALGGFLIAVALFAAAVPFFYREDVLGEPLAPLVLLTAKTTYGVLQWAGIAVARDGPILSAPGGFAYEVYYRCTGFLPVLCLTVGVLAFPAPIRRKLVGLAIGIPLLLGFNLVRLVHLFQIGVTRPDLFDLAHTYLWEAATILSVAVVWLGYVAWYGAPDRASRATGPRLARRVRV